From the Burkholderia mayonis genome, one window contains:
- a CDS encoding DoxX family protein produces MTRSVDSGVIFFARLLLAVLFLWGGAMKLLGYGEFVGYLKGLGVPFTQVAAPAIVALEALGGLLLVVGYKVKPLALVLALYTLAAALIGHNFWDATNSALQRDMVVHFWKNVAIAGGFLLLYVTGAGSVSIDGARRSSSSYGSLR; encoded by the coding sequence ATGACGCGTTCCGTCGATTCCGGCGTCATTTTTTTCGCACGGCTCCTGCTTGCCGTGCTGTTCCTTTGGGGCGGCGCGATGAAGCTTCTGGGCTACGGCGAGTTCGTCGGCTATCTGAAGGGGCTCGGCGTGCCGTTCACGCAGGTCGCGGCGCCCGCGATCGTCGCGCTCGAAGCGCTGGGCGGCCTGCTGCTCGTCGTCGGGTACAAGGTGAAGCCGCTCGCGCTCGTGCTCGCGCTCTACACGCTGGCCGCCGCGCTCATCGGTCACAATTTCTGGGACGCGACCAATTCGGCTTTGCAGCGCGACATGGTCGTGCACTTCTGGAAGAACGTCGCGATCGCGGGCGGCTTCCTGCTGCTGTACGTGACGGGCGCGGGCAGCGTCAGCATCGACGGCGCGCGGCGGTCGTCGTCCTCGTACGGATCGCTGCGCTGA
- a CDS encoding MetQ/NlpA family ABC transporter substrate-binding protein, translated as MQSRPFLARIVRRASRAFVAVLASAAFVAPLAHADSAPLKVGIATSPQIEALKVAAKEAKAQGLDVKIIEFTDWNTPNAALANEDIDVNYFQHIPFLENAKQQGGYDFVAIANDPVNGRLLLQQRAELVKLRPGADYRATTRDIVANPKHLKIVPLEASQLARTLDDVYLAQGYPSFIKLAGAADPNSALLFDGVENKLSALQWVVRPERVDDPRIRKFISIYPHSPAIRKAPDNAFGSLYAVAW; from the coding sequence ATGCAGTCTCGCCCGTTTCTTGCGCGCATCGTCCGGCGCGCTTCGCGCGCTTTTGTGGCGGTGCTCGCGAGCGCCGCGTTCGTTGCGCCGCTCGCGCATGCCGATTCCGCACCGCTCAAGGTCGGCATCGCGACGAGCCCGCAGATCGAAGCGCTGAAGGTCGCCGCGAAGGAGGCGAAGGCGCAGGGACTCGACGTGAAGATCATCGAATTCACCGACTGGAACACACCGAACGCCGCGCTCGCGAACGAGGACATCGACGTCAACTACTTCCAGCACATCCCGTTCCTCGAGAATGCGAAGCAGCAGGGCGGCTACGACTTCGTCGCGATCGCAAACGATCCCGTCAACGGCCGCCTGTTGCTGCAGCAGCGTGCGGAGCTCGTCAAGCTGAGACCGGGCGCCGATTACCGCGCGACGACGCGCGACATCGTTGCGAATCCGAAACATCTGAAGATCGTGCCGCTCGAAGCGTCGCAGCTCGCGCGCACTCTCGACGACGTCTACCTCGCGCAAGGCTATCCGAGCTTCATCAAGCTCGCGGGCGCCGCCGATCCGAACAGCGCGCTGCTGTTCGACGGCGTCGAGAACAAGCTATCCGCGCTGCAATGGGTCGTGCGGCCGGAACGCGTCGACGATCCGCGTATCCGCAAGTTCATTTCGATCTACCCGCATTCGCCGGCGATCCGCAAGGCGCCCGACAACGCATTCGGCTCGCTGTACGCGGTCGCGTGGTGA
- a CDS encoding ABC transporter ATP-binding protein, with the protein MSELRIQHVHKSFDGHAVLHDVSLTVGRGALLALLGPSGSGKTTLLRILCGFERAEHGTVDIDGRRVAGPGVHLPPEARRIGYVPQEGALFPHLTVADNIAFGLPRAQRRVHHRVAELLDMVGLPGAFAHRAPQQLSGGQQQRVALARALAPGPSLVMLDEPFSSLDTSLRLETRAAVVDALAAARATAVLVTHDQPEALSLGDEVAVMWQGRLVQTARPETLYRQPATRELASFIGDAMLFEGVVERGFVVCVLGRLPLRAPLPDGPVDALLRPEQIRVQSASAPRADHERWHDAIVRDVTFGGQDAYLRAQLVDAPDTLIRARVPGYRCPALGERIVLSVDDGVIAYPR; encoded by the coding sequence ATGAGCGAACTTCGCATCCAGCACGTGCACAAATCGTTCGACGGCCACGCCGTGCTGCACGACGTGAGCCTGACCGTCGGGCGCGGCGCGCTGCTCGCCCTGCTCGGCCCGTCCGGCAGCGGCAAGACGACGCTGTTGCGCATCCTGTGCGGCTTCGAGCGCGCGGAGCACGGCACCGTCGACATCGACGGACGCCGCGTCGCGGGGCCCGGCGTCCATCTGCCGCCCGAAGCGCGGCGCATCGGCTACGTGCCGCAGGAAGGCGCGCTGTTCCCGCATCTGACGGTCGCCGACAACATCGCGTTCGGCCTGCCGCGCGCGCAGCGGCGCGTGCACCATCGCGTCGCGGAACTGCTCGACATGGTCGGCCTGCCCGGCGCGTTCGCGCACCGCGCGCCGCAGCAGCTCTCGGGCGGCCAGCAGCAGCGCGTCGCGCTCGCCCGCGCGCTCGCACCCGGGCCGTCGCTCGTGATGCTCGACGAACCGTTCTCGTCGCTCGACACGTCTCTGCGGCTCGAAACGCGCGCGGCCGTCGTCGACGCGCTCGCCGCCGCCCGCGCGACCGCCGTGCTCGTCACGCACGATCAGCCCGAAGCGCTGTCGCTCGGCGACGAGGTCGCGGTGATGTGGCAGGGTCGGCTCGTGCAGACGGCGCGGCCCGAAACGCTCTATCGTCAGCCGGCGACGCGCGAGCTCGCGTCGTTCATCGGCGATGCGATGCTGTTCGAAGGCGTCGTCGAACGCGGCTTCGTCGTGTGCGTGCTCGGGCGCCTGCCGCTGCGCGCACCGCTGCCCGACGGCCCCGTCGATGCGCTGCTGCGCCCCGAGCAGATCCGGGTCCAAAGCGCATCCGCGCCGCGCGCCGACCATGAGCGCTGGCACGATGCGATCGTGCGCGACGTGACGTTCGGCGGACAGGATGCATATCTGCGCGCGCAGCTCGTCGACGCGCCCGATACGCTGATCCGCGCGCGCGTGCCGGGCTATCGGTGCCCGGCGCTCGGCGAGCGGATCGTGCTCTCGGTAGACGACGGCGTGATCGCGTATCCGCGCTGA
- a CDS encoding lactate permease LctP family transporter yields the protein MQVWNQVYLPLGGVGWSALAAGAPIILFFVSLAVLRLKGHVAGALTLALSLVIAIAVYGMPAERAFASAAYGFAYGLWPIAWIIVTAVFLYKIVVKSGQFDVIRSSIVSLTDDQRLQMLLIGFSFGAFLEGAAGFGAPVAITAALLVGLGFNPLYAAGLCLIADTAPVAFGALGIPVIVAGQVSGLDPMAVGAMAGRQLPFLSFFLPFWLVFVMDGVKGVRETWPAALVAGGSFSLVQFFTSNYIGPELPDVTSALASLVALASFLKVWQPKRAREAAGASMVAAAGGGALALGGMPGGLGGARAMGGRQPSPYSLAQIVRAWSPFVVLTVMVTIWSMKPFKALFAKGGALAFTTLPFHVPHLDKLTQKMAPVVAHPTPVPAVFNWDLLAATGTAILLSAIVSMAILNVPARAGLRTFVETLKDLKRPVLSIGLVLAFAFVENYSGMSTTLALLLAGTGAAFPFFSPLLGWIGVFLTGSDTSSNALFCSLQATTAQQIGVPSTLLVAANTTGGVAGKMISPQSIAVACAAVGLVGHEADLFRFTLRHSLFFALIVGVMTCVQAYWLTGMVVH from the coding sequence GTGCAGGTTTGGAACCAGGTCTATTTGCCGCTCGGCGGCGTCGGCTGGTCGGCGCTCGCAGCCGGCGCGCCGATCATTCTTTTCTTCGTGTCGCTCGCGGTGCTGCGGCTCAAGGGGCACGTCGCGGGCGCGCTGACGCTCGCGCTTTCGCTCGTCATCGCGATCGCCGTCTACGGGATGCCCGCCGAGCGCGCGTTCGCATCGGCCGCCTACGGCTTCGCGTACGGCCTGTGGCCGATCGCATGGATCATCGTCACCGCGGTGTTCCTCTACAAGATCGTCGTGAAGAGCGGCCAGTTCGATGTCATCCGCAGCTCGATCGTGTCGCTGACCGACGATCAGCGCTTGCAGATGCTGCTGATCGGCTTCTCGTTCGGCGCATTCCTCGAAGGCGCGGCGGGCTTCGGCGCGCCGGTCGCGATCACGGCGGCGCTGCTCGTCGGTCTCGGCTTCAATCCGCTCTACGCGGCCGGCCTCTGCCTGATCGCGGATACCGCGCCCGTCGCGTTCGGCGCGCTCGGGATTCCCGTGATCGTCGCGGGACAGGTATCGGGCCTCGATCCGATGGCGGTCGGCGCGATGGCGGGACGCCAGTTGCCGTTCCTGTCGTTCTTCCTGCCGTTCTGGCTCGTGTTCGTGATGGACGGCGTGAAGGGCGTGCGCGAAACGTGGCCCGCCGCGCTCGTCGCAGGCGGCAGCTTCTCGCTCGTGCAGTTCTTCACGTCGAACTATATCGGGCCCGAGCTGCCCGACGTGACGTCCGCGCTCGCGAGCCTCGTCGCGCTCGCGTCGTTCCTGAAGGTGTGGCAGCCGAAGCGCGCGCGCGAGGCCGCGGGCGCGAGCATGGTCGCCGCGGCGGGCGGCGGCGCGCTCGCGCTGGGCGGCATGCCGGGCGGCCTGGGTGGCGCGCGCGCGATGGGCGGCCGGCAGCCTTCGCCGTATTCGCTCGCGCAGATCGTGCGCGCGTGGTCGCCATTCGTCGTGCTGACCGTGATGGTGACGATCTGGAGCATGAAGCCGTTCAAGGCGCTGTTCGCGAAGGGCGGCGCGCTCGCGTTCACGACGCTGCCGTTCCACGTTCCGCATCTCGACAAGCTCACGCAGAAGATGGCGCCCGTCGTCGCGCATCCGACGCCCGTGCCCGCCGTGTTCAACTGGGATCTGCTCGCGGCGACGGGCACCGCGATCCTGCTGTCGGCGATCGTATCGATGGCGATCCTGAACGTTCCGGCGCGCGCCGGGCTGCGCACGTTCGTCGAGACGCTGAAGGACCTGAAGCGTCCGGTGCTGTCGATCGGCCTCGTGCTCGCGTTCGCGTTCGTCGAGAACTATTCGGGGATGTCGACGACGCTCGCGCTGCTGCTCGCGGGCACGGGCGCCGCGTTCCCGTTCTTCTCGCCGCTGCTCGGCTGGATCGGCGTGTTCCTGACGGGCTCCGACACATCGTCGAATGCGCTGTTCTGCTCGCTGCAGGCGACGACCGCGCAGCAGATCGGCGTGCCGAGCACGCTGCTCGTCGCGGCGAACACGACGGGCGGCGTCGCGGGCAAGATGATTTCGCCGCAGTCGATCGCGGTCGCTTGCGCGGCAGTCGGTCTCGTCGGACACGAGGCGGATCTGTTCCGCTTCACGCTCCGGCATAGCCTGTTCTTCGCGTTGATCGTCGGCGTGATGACTTGCGTGCAGGCGTATTGGCTGACGGGGATGGTCGTGCATTGA
- a CDS encoding acyl-CoA dehydrogenase family protein, with translation MTAEADRGPRTLAELIAALRASAPERDRAGGHAAREKRWIADAGLLTLAVPREFGGQEAGWPVIYHTIRALARVDSALAHLLGFQCLQIVSVDVWGSAAQRERYLRGTVEHDWWWGNAVNPLDARLVAHATGDGGYRLDGVKGFCSGTRGSQRMTISAHDPDTGKPVFAVVPTGREGIAVRDDWDPIGQRQTDSGSVSFDGVRVEPDEVLHRSETPPTPRATLRTLVSQLVLTNLFVGIAEGALAEARDYVQRAGRPWVHSGVDRAADDPYTLQRFGDMRVQAVSAEALADRAARALQTAWAKKAALTADARAEVALAVSEAKIVAQRAALDVSEALFDACGARATAAPLALDRFWRNARTHTLHDPLDYRLRDVGRYALTGMLPDASLYT, from the coding sequence CTGACTGCCGAAGCGGACCGAGGGCCGCGCACGCTCGCCGAGCTGATCGCGGCACTGCGCGCGAGCGCGCCCGAGCGCGATCGCGCGGGCGGCCACGCGGCGCGCGAGAAGCGGTGGATCGCCGACGCCGGCTTGCTGACGCTTGCGGTGCCGCGCGAATTCGGCGGCCAGGAAGCCGGCTGGCCCGTGATCTATCACACGATCCGCGCGCTCGCGCGCGTCGACAGTGCGCTCGCGCATCTGCTCGGCTTTCAATGCTTGCAGATCGTCAGCGTCGACGTATGGGGCAGCGCCGCGCAGCGCGAGCGCTATCTGCGCGGCACGGTCGAGCACGACTGGTGGTGGGGCAACGCGGTGAACCCGCTCGACGCGCGGCTCGTCGCACACGCGACGGGCGACGGCGGCTACCGGCTCGACGGCGTCAAGGGCTTCTGCTCAGGCACGCGCGGCTCGCAGCGGATGACGATATCCGCGCACGATCCGGACACGGGCAAGCCGGTGTTCGCCGTCGTGCCGACCGGGCGCGAAGGGATCGCGGTGCGCGACGACTGGGATCCGATCGGCCAGCGGCAAACCGACAGCGGCAGCGTGTCGTTCGACGGCGTGCGCGTCGAGCCCGACGAAGTGCTGCATCGCTCGGAGACGCCGCCGACGCCGCGCGCGACGCTGCGCACGCTCGTGTCGCAGCTCGTGCTGACGAATCTCTTCGTCGGCATCGCGGAAGGCGCGCTCGCCGAGGCGCGCGACTACGTGCAGCGAGCGGGGCGGCCATGGGTGCATTCGGGCGTCGACCGCGCGGCCGACGATCCGTACACGCTGCAGCGCTTCGGCGACATGCGCGTGCAGGCAGTGAGCGCCGAGGCGCTCGCGGATCGCGCGGCGCGGGCGCTGCAGACCGCATGGGCGAAGAAGGCGGCGCTGACGGCCGATGCGCGCGCGGAAGTCGCGCTCGCGGTGTCGGAGGCGAAGATCGTCGCGCAGCGTGCGGCGCTTGACGTCAGCGAGGCGCTGTTCGACGCCTGCGGCGCGCGTGCGACAGCCGCGCCGCTCGCGCTCGACCGCTTCTGGCGCAATGCGCGCACGCATACGCTGCACGATCCTCTCGACTACCGGCTGCGCGACGTCGGCCGCTATGCGCTGACGGGCATGCTGCCCGACGCGTCGCTCTACACGTGA
- a CDS encoding LutC/YkgG family protein gives MSARDDILGRIRAALGSERAQLAAQFPAQAQTKGAGASAASNANAAFAPDASFSAASSAACGPAISLGDVDLVARFVAKAQQVSATCTRIATAADAPAAVDAYLRDAGLAGAPLVVAAALEALPWRTHGALPGVDLRRDGLVSVTPSFAAIAETGSVMCLSSAATPTSLNFVAATHVVLVNRSAIVATMEDAWARVRASVPVLPRAVNVITGPSRTADVEQTVQVGVHGPQRVLVLICDDA, from the coding sequence ATGAGCGCGCGCGACGACATTCTCGGCCGTATTCGCGCGGCGCTCGGCAGCGAGCGCGCGCAGCTCGCCGCGCAGTTTCCGGCGCAGGCGCAAACGAAGGGCGCGGGTGCATCCGCCGCGTCGAATGCGAATGCCGCGTTCGCGCCGGACGCATCGTTTTCCGCCGCGTCTTCCGCCGCGTGCGGCCCGGCGATTTCGCTCGGCGACGTCGATCTCGTCGCGCGCTTCGTCGCGAAGGCGCAGCAGGTGTCGGCGACGTGCACGCGTATCGCGACGGCCGCCGACGCGCCCGCGGCCGTCGATGCATATCTGCGCGACGCGGGCCTGGCCGGTGCGCCGCTCGTCGTCGCGGCGGCGCTCGAAGCGCTGCCGTGGCGCACGCACGGCGCGCTGCCCGGCGTCGACTTGCGGCGCGACGGACTCGTCAGCGTGACGCCGTCGTTCGCGGCGATCGCGGAGACGGGCAGCGTCATGTGCCTGTCGTCGGCAGCGACGCCGACGTCGCTCAACTTCGTCGCCGCGACGCACGTCGTGCTCGTGAATCGCAGTGCGATCGTCGCGACGATGGAGGACGCGTGGGCGCGCGTGCGCGCGTCGGTGCCTGTGTTGCCGCGCGCGGTCAACGTGATCACGGGACCGTCGCGCACCGCCGACGTCGAGCAGACCGTTCAGGTCGGCGTGCATGGGCCGCAGCGGGTTCTCGTGCTGATTTGCGACGACGCCTGA
- a CDS encoding (Fe-S)-binding protein, with the protein MDPSPQTAGLPGGARETPRVGLFVTCLANLFRPSAALAAVQLLEAAGCTVDAPRAQTCCGQPALNSGDFDDVRRIARRTIDVFEGYDYVVAPSGSCIRTLRHDYPDLLASDPVWKPRAERLAARAHELTSFLTDVLGWSGPERVAVPDCTLTYHDTCSGLRGLGIKAQPRALLSRVEGVALKEMKDAEVCCGFGGTFCVKYPEISTKIVSDKTANVAASGATVLAGGDLGCLMNIGGRLKREGSPVRVYHVAEVLTGMNVDPICGEGE; encoded by the coding sequence ATGGACCCATCCCCGCAGACCGCCGGCTTGCCCGGCGGCGCCCGCGAGACGCCGCGCGTCGGACTGTTCGTCACGTGCCTCGCGAATCTCTTTCGGCCGAGCGCCGCGCTGGCCGCCGTGCAATTGCTCGAGGCGGCCGGTTGCACGGTCGATGCGCCGCGCGCGCAGACCTGCTGCGGCCAGCCGGCGCTGAACAGCGGCGATTTCGACGACGTGCGCCGCATCGCGCGCCGCACGATCGACGTGTTCGAAGGCTACGACTACGTCGTCGCGCCGTCCGGCTCGTGCATCCGCACGCTGCGCCACGACTATCCGGACCTGCTCGCGAGCGATCCCGTCTGGAAGCCGCGCGCCGAGCGGCTCGCCGCGCGCGCGCACGAGCTGACGAGCTTTCTGACCGACGTGCTCGGCTGGTCGGGCCCCGAGCGCGTCGCGGTGCCGGACTGCACGCTGACCTATCACGACACCTGCTCGGGCCTGCGCGGCCTCGGCATCAAGGCGCAGCCGCGCGCGCTGCTGTCGCGCGTCGAGGGCGTCGCGCTGAAGGAAATGAAGGATGCCGAAGTCTGCTGCGGCTTCGGCGGCACGTTCTGCGTGAAGTATCCGGAGATCTCGACGAAGATCGTCAGCGACAAGACCGCGAACGTCGCCGCGAGCGGCGCGACCGTGCTCGCGGGCGGCGACCTCGGCTGCCTGATGAACATCGGCGGGCGGCTGAAGCGCGAAGGGAGCCCGGTGCGCGTCTATCACGTCGCCGAAGTGCTGACCGGGATGAACGTCGATCCGATCTGCGGGGAGGGCGAATGA
- a CDS encoding FadR/GntR family transcriptional regulator, whose protein sequence is MTFQPVESYTRVRLSDVVSDQIKSLISAGKLLPGQKLPTERELAAQLNVSRPSLREALVRLEADGFIGSVGRGGFVVADITAPVVSNPLADLLLQNPEASHDVLELRHGLETISTAYAAERATPGDLAKIKDAFDSLAGLSLKHEPGRLAEVDANFHLAIADATHNVALIHVMHGIHGLLQESMHKSHRLVNHADTMERALLEQHTEIYEAIAAKDPERARAAAERHLQYVRTLYERAA, encoded by the coding sequence ATGACGTTTCAGCCTGTCGAGTCCTATACCCGCGTACGCCTGTCCGACGTGGTGTCCGATCAGATCAAGTCGCTCATCTCGGCCGGCAAGCTGCTGCCCGGTCAGAAGCTGCCGACCGAGCGCGAGCTCGCCGCGCAGTTGAACGTGTCGCGCCCGTCGCTGCGCGAGGCGCTCGTGCGGCTCGAAGCGGACGGCTTCATCGGCTCGGTCGGACGCGGCGGCTTCGTCGTCGCGGACATCACGGCGCCCGTCGTGTCGAACCCGCTCGCCGATCTGCTGCTGCAAAACCCTGAAGCGAGCCACGACGTGCTCGAACTGCGGCATGGCCTCGAAACGATCTCGACCGCCTACGCGGCCGAGCGCGCGACGCCCGGCGATCTCGCGAAGATCAAGGACGCGTTCGATTCGCTCGCGGGCCTGTCGCTGAAGCACGAGCCAGGCCGGCTCGCCGAGGTCGACGCGAACTTCCACCTCGCGATCGCCGATGCGACGCACAACGTCGCGCTGATCCACGTGATGCACGGCATCCACGGGCTGCTGCAGGAATCGATGCACAAGTCGCACCGGCTCGTGAACCATGCGGACACGATGGAGCGCGCGCTCCTCGAGCAGCACACCGAAATTTACGAAGCGATCGCCGCCAAGGACCCCGAACGCGCGCGCGCCGCGGCTGAGCGGCATCTGCAGTACGTGCGGACGCTGTACGAACGGGCGGCGTAA
- a CDS encoding LutB/LldF family L-lactate oxidation iron-sulfur protein, whose amino-acid sequence MSAQPSATTTFKARASAALHDAQLQEALGMLGEGWIEKRRRVVSLLPEFELLRERAKTVKDHVLANLDTYLERYEAAVTRAGGVVHWANDAADAREIVLKICRDANAKTITRGKSMVGEEIGLPAALEGAGMEVVETDLGEYIVQLAHEGPSHIVFPALHKTIGQVTELFAEHHSAAQYDGPRETVADVVGEARKVLRDKFFVADVGITGANYLVAETGSNVICTNEGNGDLTSTLSRVHIVTAGIERVVPTLDDVALFVRLLGRSATGQEITSYTTFSTGPKRDDDLDGPREYHVVLVDNGRTRMLAGEFRDMLRCIRCGACMNHCPVYGAVGGHAYGWVYPGPMGAVLTPLLQGIEHDTDLPNACTLNGRCAEVCPVKIPLPTLLKKLRGMQFDARLTAPGTRFLLRAFGVVARRPTLYHWLTRVGARVLRGLGGKRGSIARVPFASGWTDSRELPKPPPRTFFETWDATRANQSEVRR is encoded by the coding sequence ATGAGCGCGCAACCTTCCGCGACGACGACGTTCAAGGCGCGCGCGAGCGCCGCGCTGCACGATGCGCAGCTCCAGGAAGCGCTCGGGATGCTCGGCGAAGGCTGGATCGAGAAGCGGCGGCGCGTCGTGTCGCTGTTGCCGGAGTTCGAGCTGCTGCGCGAGCGCGCGAAGACGGTGAAGGACCACGTGCTCGCGAATCTCGATACGTATCTCGAACGCTACGAAGCGGCCGTCACGCGCGCGGGCGGCGTTGTCCACTGGGCGAACGACGCGGCCGACGCGCGCGAGATCGTGCTGAAGATCTGCCGCGACGCGAACGCGAAGACCATCACGCGCGGCAAGTCGATGGTCGGCGAGGAGATCGGGCTGCCCGCCGCGCTCGAGGGCGCGGGGATGGAGGTCGTCGAAACCGATCTCGGCGAATACATCGTGCAGCTCGCGCACGAAGGACCGAGCCACATCGTGTTCCCGGCGCTGCACAAGACGATCGGTCAGGTTACCGAACTGTTCGCCGAGCATCATTCGGCCGCGCAATACGACGGGCCGCGCGAGACCGTCGCGGACGTCGTCGGCGAGGCGCGCAAGGTGCTGCGCGACAAGTTCTTCGTCGCCGACGTCGGCATCACGGGCGCGAACTATCTCGTCGCCGAGACAGGCTCGAACGTGATCTGCACGAACGAAGGCAACGGCGATCTCACGTCGACGCTGTCGCGCGTGCACATCGTGACGGCGGGCATCGAACGCGTCGTGCCGACGCTCGACGACGTCGCGCTGTTCGTGCGCCTGCTCGGCCGCAGCGCGACGGGGCAGGAGATCACGTCGTACACGACGTTCAGCACGGGCCCGAAGCGCGACGACGATCTCGACGGGCCGCGCGAGTATCACGTCGTGCTCGTCGACAACGGCCGCACGCGGATGCTCGCGGGCGAGTTCCGCGACATGCTCCGCTGCATCAGATGCGGCGCGTGCATGAACCATTGCCCGGTGTACGGCGCGGTCGGCGGGCATGCATACGGCTGGGTCTATCCGGGGCCGATGGGCGCCGTCCTCACGCCGCTTCTGCAAGGTATCGAACACGACACCGATCTGCCGAACGCGTGCACGCTGAACGGACGCTGTGCGGAAGTGTGTCCGGTGAAGATTCCGCTGCCGACGCTGCTCAAGAAGCTGCGCGGGATGCAGTTCGACGCGCGGCTCACCGCGCCCGGTACGCGCTTCCTGCTGCGCGCGTTCGGCGTGGTCGCGCGGCGGCCGACGCTGTATCACTGGCTGACGCGCGTCGGCGCGCGCGTGCTGCGCGGCCTCGGCGGCAAGCGCGGCAGCATCGCGCGCGTGCCGTTCGCATCCGGCTGGACCGATTCGCGCGAATTGCCGAAACCGCCGCCGCGCACGTTCTTCGAGACGTGGGACGCGACGCGCGCGAACCAATCGGAGGTGCGTCGATGA
- a CDS encoding LLM class flavin-dependent oxidoreductase: MANRKILLNAFNMNCVGHINHGLWTHPRDRSAHYTDLDYWADLARTLERGKFDGIFLADIVGVYDVYGGSPDVALRESVQVPVNDPLLLVPAMAQVTRHLGFGVTANLTYEPPYLFARRMSTLDHLTKGRIGWNIVTGYLDSAARGMGLVKQIEHDDRYARGDDYMDVVYKLWERSWDDDAVIRDRDARVFAQPDKVRRVRHDGPYYSVDAIHLSEPSPQRTPVLYQAGSSVRGVEFAAKHAECVFVNGQSKAAARSAVTDIRAAAARIGRDPASIKIFAGITVVTAENARLAREKFDEYRRYANPEAGLAHFASSTGIDFARFGLDEPIAHVKTDSIQSAVDAISKKSTSGVWTVRRMLEQMSIGGRYHPVVGSPSQVADELAAWIDETGVDGFNVTRTVMPESFEDFVDWVVPELQNRGLYKEDYDCAPTLRAKLFGGSARLPDWHAGAQHRFGRVREAEKV, encoded by the coding sequence ATGGCGAACAGGAAGATCCTGCTGAACGCGTTCAACATGAATTGCGTCGGCCACATCAACCACGGTTTGTGGACGCATCCGCGCGACCGCTCCGCACATTACACCGACCTCGACTACTGGGCCGATCTCGCGCGCACGCTCGAGCGCGGCAAGTTCGACGGGATCTTCCTCGCCGACATCGTCGGCGTCTACGACGTCTATGGCGGCAGCCCCGACGTCGCGCTGCGCGAATCGGTGCAGGTGCCCGTCAACGATCCGCTGCTGCTCGTGCCGGCGATGGCGCAGGTGACGCGACACCTCGGCTTCGGCGTGACCGCGAATCTCACGTACGAGCCGCCGTATCTGTTCGCGCGGCGGATGTCGACGCTCGATCATCTGACGAAGGGGCGCATCGGCTGGAACATCGTCACCGGCTACCTCGACAGCGCCGCACGCGGAATGGGGCTCGTGAAGCAGATCGAGCACGACGATCGCTACGCACGCGGCGACGATTACATGGACGTCGTCTACAAGCTGTGGGAGCGGAGCTGGGACGACGACGCGGTGATCCGCGACCGCGACGCGCGCGTGTTTGCGCAGCCGGACAAGGTGCGACGCGTGCGTCACGACGGGCCGTATTATTCGGTTGACGCGATCCATCTGAGCGAGCCGTCGCCGCAGCGCACGCCGGTGCTTTATCAGGCCGGATCGTCGGTGCGCGGCGTCGAGTTCGCCGCGAAGCACGCCGAGTGCGTGTTCGTGAACGGGCAGAGCAAGGCCGCCGCGCGCTCGGCGGTGACGGACATTCGCGCGGCCGCGGCGCGGATCGGACGCGATCCGGCGTCGATCAAGATCTTCGCGGGCATCACGGTCGTGACGGCGGAGAACGCGCGGCTCGCGCGCGAGAAGTTCGACGAATACCGGCGCTACGCGAACCCCGAAGCGGGGCTCGCGCATTTCGCGAGCTCGACCGGCATCGATTTCGCGCGCTTCGGTCTCGACGAGCCGATCGCGCACGTGAAGACCGATTCGATCCAGTCGGCCGTTGACGCGATCTCGAAGAAAAGCACGTCGGGCGTGTGGACCGTGCGGCGCATGCTCGAGCAGATGTCGATCGGCGGGCGCTATCACCCGGTCGTCGGCTCGCCGTCTCAGGTCGCGGACGAGCTTGCCGCGTGGATCGACGAAACGGGCGTCGACGGCTTCAACGTGACGCGCACGGTGATGCCCGAGTCGTTCGAAGATTTCGTCGACTGGGTCGTGCCGGAACTGCAGAATCGCGGCCTTTATAAGGAGGACTACGATTGCGCGCCGACGCTGCGCGCGAAGCTCTTCGGCGGAAGCGCGCGGCTGCCCGACTGGCATGCGGGCGCGCAGCACCGGTTCGGCCGCGTGCGCGAAGCCGAGAAAGTGTGA